Within Aphelocoma coerulescens isolate FSJ_1873_10779 chromosome 18, UR_Acoe_1.0, whole genome shotgun sequence, the genomic segment GCCACTTCCTTGGGAGAAACCAAGAAAGGGCCCTTCCCAGGGAAGTTCCCACCCCAGGAAGCCCCAACAGAGAAGCTGAGGGAGTTTCTTCTTTAAATTTGTTATTTTCCCTCTGGAACAACACAAGCTACACCAATCAAAGCGTGTTTTTCCACACGGAATGCTGTCCcttgctgctgccagggaggttAAACACGGATCTCCCCTGGGACAGAGCCACGGGagccctgccccatcccatgGGAAGGCACTGTGGGTCCTGGGGTACCTTTTTGAGGAACGTTGCCACAGTTTCTCTCTTCGTGGCTGTGATTCTCTTCACTCCCTCCGGCGACTGCACGCGGATAATCTGGGAATGAGGGAAGACCGAGTcggggaggggggacagagcCTACCCTGAGCCCTCAGCCTCACGTTCCCCCACTCCTCTCTCCTATCTCCATCTTCCACAGGGCCTGGAAACACCCAGGAGAGCAGTtctggggtggcactggctgATGTCTGCCAGCATGGGGGGAATCATTCCAACGCTCCTGGCTCTTGGCAGGAATTGGCTCCAAGGAAAACACCTTTGGCCAAAGCTCTGACCTCTGAGATGGAATTAGACCTCCAGGAGGGTGGATCAGAGCTTCCAAGGGGGAGTTATTCACACAGGCACGGGCCCAACTGGTGTTACTGGGCACTGCACTGGTCGCGGCTGAGCCCCAGCAAtgagggagcagggacagacacggggctccagctgctcccgggAAACCTGAGCTCCTGGACGGCAACAACTGGCAGCTCTGGGGGGAAAGGCCAGGGGAGTCCTCcggggacaggcagggaaggcagaaaTGTAAATATCGGTGTCCCCGGAGTGCTGAGGGGCAGCGGAGGGACTCGAGTTGTTCTAAAGGGGACGCTGGGCCGCTCCCGtgtgacacggggacacgggcagGGGGCGGCGTGTGTGGGAAGGGGGACacgggaggggacacggggagctGCCCGTGTGCCGCCGCCACCCCGCAGGAGCCCCTTTCCACTCTCCCAACTTCCCTCCCGGGCACAAGCCCGCCGGGACGCGGCCGGGAGCCCCTCACCGGAGCGAGCAgccccttctcctccctgccccgagccccccgcccGGGGCTCAGCGGCACCGCGGGGTCACGGCCCCGACCCCCGGGGGCAAAACCACGGGGGACCCGCCCGCGGCGCCGCTCGGGGGCCTGCCCGGCCCGGAcaccgccggccccggccccggccccccgTCCCGGTGCCCCGTCCCGGCCGCACAGGAATCTGCTGCCTCATCGCCCCTCCCCCGGCCGCACTCACAATCGTCTCGGCCATGGCGCTGCCCGCGGGCCCGGGGCTCGCCGCGCGGCACAAACACGGCCCGGTGCGGCCCGTCCCGCTCCGCTTCTCCCGGCCCTTCCCGGCCCTTCCCGGCCcttcccggctcctcccggcccggcccgccgccTCCCGGGACCGGCCCGCCCTCGCgcccgccccccggccccgcgccccgcgcccgcgTTCCGCCGCACCAAGGTTCCTACCCCGGCGCCACCGACAGTCGTCCCCCCGCGCTGCCTCGGTGTTACCGCCTTAGTGGTCCCCCATGCTGCCTCGGTGCTACAGCTATAAGCGTCCCTCCCGGCCGCCGCGCTCGCTCTTTAGTTCCGCACGCAACCAGTCGTCCCCCCCCCCAGTGCTCTCGGAGGGGCTCCGCGGTGTtgaggggggggtgggggatcGGGGCCAGCTGTGGAGCAGGGGGGGATCGGGGCCAGCTGTGGGGGTGGGTGGGTAGGGAGATCGTGCCCAGCTGTGGGGCGGCACACACAGCCCCATTTAAGCCCGCCCGCAGCCCCTCACATGATGGGAGTGTGACTGGGGTCCGGGCACGAGGTAGCGGTGATGGCACTGAGCAGAGTCCGCCTGTTCCAGCCTCACGGGGAGGGcaccctgctgctgccccaggtaACGCCGGGACCCccactcctctcccacgggACCCCTTACCCGTGCCCCCCACGGCCCCCGACCCCTGGGTACCAGCATGTATCTGTGCTGCATCCCGCATCCCTGAGGGTCTCCATAGGCTCAGGGTCTTTGGGGTGCTCCCCTGCAGACCCCCGTGGTGAgcaggggtgggtttggggttcccTGTGCAGAGGGGCTCAGCAAAGGGTGGCTCCAGGAGCCCGTGGCAGTGTCTGGCTGTGGGACGAGGTGCGTGTGCTGGTGGAACATTTCTGGGGGGCTGTGATGGCTCCTCTGTCCGTGCAGGCATCCAGGCTGGTGGAGCTGCCCTACTCCTCCTTTGATGACGATGATGCTGACGACGATGGCCACTCACTGCCCAGGCTCTCGGCTGAGCAGGACCCTGGGGTGTGGTACCCCGGCCCCCCCAAAGTGAGCCCCTTCAGCCACTGCGTGCGCTACCTGGCCTTCCTCTGgaacctcctcttcctcctgctggggctgctgatcCTTGCtgtgggggtctgggggctgctggCCAAGAACCCCCTGCCCGGGGGGGAGCGTGGGGTGCCCCTGGGCTCGGACCCCATGCTGCTGTTTGTGCTGGCGGGGCTGGCGGCCAGCGCCGTGTCCCTGGCCGGCTGCCTGGGCACCTTCCgtgccagcccctgcctgctgcGCTTCTTCCtgggtgctgtgctggcttttggggggctggagctgctgggggggctcctgctgctgctggcgcggcggcggctgcgggacgTGCTGCGGGAcctcctgctcctgtgcctcCTGCGCTACCAGGAGGATCCCGACCTGCAGTTCCTGGTGGATGAGGTGCAGCGGAGCCTCCAGTGCTGCGGCCTCGAGTCCTACCGCGACTGGGAGAGCAACCTGTGAgtcggggctgggggggggggggggtactGGGGGACCCCATCCCCACCACGGGGCTGGAAACTCTGTTGGGGGTGGGACCTCATGCTCGCCATAGGGCTGAAGAGCCCCCTGTTCCTTGCGGGGTCTGTGCTGGGGGTGCACATTTGGGGTGGTGTGAGTGAGCCCTGGGATGGTCCAGAAAAGAGAGGGATGAGCTGGAACCCATGGTTGgtgtccagctctgtggctGGGGGGAGTGGGAGCCCCCATCCCCACACCCCCAATGTGCGTGACCCCACATCTGTGTCCATCCCGCAGGTACTTCAACTGCAGCGCCCCAGGGGCGCAGGCGTGCGGTGTCCCggcctcctgctgccaggaccCGCTGGAGAACGGCTCCGTGCCCAACGCCCAGTGCGGGTTCggggtgctggggctggcggcggcggcggccggggccgtgGTGCAcctggggggctgcggggccgcgCTGGGCTCGTGGCTGCGGGGCCAGGCCGGGGCCATTGCCGCCGGTGCCACCGCCCTGGTGCTGGTGGAGGCCGTGGGAGCGCTCATGGCACTCAGGGTGCTCAGGGATATCACGGCTGTGAGGGTGTGGGAGTGAGGGCACCGGGGGGATTGGGATATGCAGGGGGCTGGTCTGGTCCCAAATAAACCTTGTCAAAATCCTGAACCCGTCTGTGTCTTGCCCGTGCCACCATCGCCAGCGGTGCAGCTGCTGAGGGTGTGCAGGGACATTGTGGAGTGAggggtggggatttggggacatctgGGCTGCTGGTCCAGCCCCAAATAAACCTCGTCACAATCCTGAACCCATCCACCTCCTGCCCATCCCACCGCAGGCCGTGGGGAGCCGCTTTCCCTCCCCCCTCAGCCCACAACACCGACTCCTGCGCTCGTTTGGGTTTAATGAGCATTTTTCTAAGCTGAGCCCCCCAGCATGGGCAGGGGGCCCTCAACCTACACAGCACTACACAGTAAGCCTGCCCAAATCCTAAATGATTCCGTACTGAGCCAGCTCGTGCAGCTCCAGGTGGCTGAAGGCTTCCCAGGGACAGATGACAGTGATGTCTGAGGAGAGAGAGGACAGAGGTTGTGGCAGcgtgacccccccagcccctgaccCCACACTGCCAAGGCGGGTGGGACTCCCATACCTGTTCCCAACCCCTCCATGCCTGGGATGTCGTCACCGAACCTGCAAGGAAAGAGGGGATGTCTGGCCTGACCCCCAGGAAGgcccccccccatcccagggCCCTTCCCCACTCACCCCTGcaccccctttttggggggtttgctCTTGAACTGCCTCGTCTGCCTCTGCTTGAACTTGGGGGGTCCCTTGCGAGGGGTGGCGGGACCCCCGGTCACCCTCGTGGCTGATTTGACCTCCAGCTTGGGGGGCTCCAGGCTCATGGCGGTGGGGGGCCGGCAGCCCCGGCTCACGGCgttccctgcagctcctcacacccgCTGGAGGGAAATGGGGGACACCAGCTTCGCCTCCCCCCTGTGGCCCCGTTCCCACCCAGTCCCGGATCAGCTTTGCGGAGCCCCCTTCCCACAACGCTGactcagcccagctcagccatTAATCCCCGAAGGCAGGGAAGGACATCCTGGGcggccccagagctgctgctgctccttcatCCCCTGTCCCCCACCCCAGTGTGGATGTGACACCTGGGGACCCCTCAGGGCACTGCCAGGACCCCCCCATGGCTTGCCCTGGGGGCTGTACCGGGATGGGCAGCTGTGGGGTGGTGGGCACCCCgggctgggatgggggagcAGAGGACAGCCCGTGGCACCGGGAGCGGGAATTCTGCAGCAGGAGCCCGGCTCTGGCAGCGGTGTGAGGGATTCGGCcccgctgcagagctgggcatgggcCTGGGAAGAAGGATCCaaccctgggagctgctcctggatgCAGGAAAGAGCAACAAAGCAACCCCgtgtcccatcccagcccagagaGCCCTGACTCACACGGTCCCGCGgttccagagctgctccctccGTCCGCTTCCCTCTGTCCCGCAGCCTGGAGATGCTCTGGGGCGCTTTTCGGGGAGGGAGTTTTATCCTGCCCGGGGGTAATAGGATTATTGacctcccttcttccccaggGGGTAATCTGgtgtccttcccctgctctgggCGGGGAGGAGGTGTCAGGATTAGTCCTGACTGTGCCGGGTGGGCACTGGATCCCACGTGAGGGGAatcctccctcctctcctgcgggatccccattcccaaagagattcccccagtgtcccctgatCCCAGAGGGAGTGATGGGACCCCAATTCCAGTCTCCATTCTGGGTGGGGGTCCTGACTGGCCGGAGAGGGTCCAGCAACCCCTGTCCATGGCCGGAGTTGCTCCAAAGCTTCCCTAATCCAGCACTAAAGCAATTAAAAACGGAATAATCTCGGCACACTTTAATTGAACTTCAGCGCCTGCCACTAATTGCAATTAGTTGGGCTCCAACAAATAGGATTAAAGGGATCCAGGAGTGCTGTCCATGGAGAACCACCTACTTCCctggcagagagcagagcctggctgttAATTGGGGTTCATTAGTGAGTGACACTCGAGGGCTTGGTGGCTTCTTGGGGACCTTGTCCCGGGATGATGTGGGGGGGTCTGTGTGGGTCTCACTGGCTGTGAGTCCCCCAGGATGGAGAGGGGGTTTGGGACAAGTTTAAGGTGGAGGCAGAAGGAAGTGAGGAAGAAAAGGTGCCTTGgagagcagcctggcaggatgtgacacCAGAGACAGTGTCCTGGACAGgaggctgctgcttcccacGTGCTCGGGGCCACACGCTGTCCCCCCAAGCCCTCCTCACCACCAGGGCACGGCCAAGGTGCTGAAAATCCCCTCAAGGTGCTTAAATTCCAGCTGGgagcacaggag encodes:
- the TSPAN10 gene encoding tetraspanin-10 — protein: MALSRVRLFQPHGEGTLLLPQASRLVELPYSSFDDDDADDDGHSLPRLSAEQDPGVWYPGPPKVSPFSHCVRYLAFLWNLLFLLLGLLILAVGVWGLLAKNPLPGGERGVPLGSDPMLLFVLAGLAASAVSLAGCLGTFRASPCLLRFFLGAVLAFGGLELLGGLLLLLARRRLRDVLRDLLLLCLLRYQEDPDLQFLVDEVQRSLQCCGLESYRDWESNLYFNCSAPGAQACGVPASCCQDPLENGSVPNAQCGFGVLGLAAAAAGAVVHLGGCGAALGSWLRGQAGAIAAGATALVLVEAVGALMALRVLRDITAVRVWE
- the PDE6G gene encoding retinal rod rhodopsin-sensitive cGMP 3',5'-cyclic phosphodiesterase subunit gamma; protein product: MSLEPPKLEVKSATRVTGGPATPRKGPPKFKQRQTRQFKSKPPKKGVQGFGDDIPGMEGLGTDITVICPWEAFSHLELHELAQYGII